A region from the Brassica napus cultivar Da-Ae chromosome C8, Da-Ae, whole genome shotgun sequence genome encodes:
- the LOC106413791 gene encoding protein cornichon homolog 4: protein MGDIWTWLISFFFLIALVGIIVYQLVCLADLEFDYINPYDSASRINSVVLPEFIVQGVLCVFYLITGHWFMAILCLPYLYYNFQLYSKRQHLVDVTEIFNLLNWEKKKRLFKLAYIILNLFLTIFWMIYSALDDHED, encoded by the exons ATGGGAGATATTTGGACATGGCTTatatccttcttcttcctcatcgcTCTTGTCGGAATCATCGTCTATCAG CTTGTTTGCTTAGCGGATCTTGAGTTTGATTACATCAACCCTTACGACTCTGCATCGAGGATAAACTCCGTGGTTTTACCGGAGTTCATTGTACAAGGAGTTCTATGTGTATTCTATCTCATTACAGGACACTGGTTCATGGCAATCTTATGCCTCCCTTATCTCTACTACAACTTCCAACT CTACTCGAAGCGACAACACTTGGTAGATGTCACAGAGATCTTCAATTTGCTTAACTGGGAAAAGAAGAAACGGCTGTTCAAACTCGCTTACATAATCCTTAACCTCTTTCTCACTATCTTCTG GATGATTTATTCAGCGCTGGATGATCACGAGGACTGA